The Bacteriovorax sp. Seq25_V genome window below encodes:
- a CDS encoding M48 family metalloprotease: MIKTIKTVMISSLLVMSSNSFACDVEGKTGFLPDNDMYIGVSEKADNGMTEEIFNAVIDRVENYYSSVVASKGANLVTLRKWEDGTVNAYANQVGKTWQVHMFGGLARHRSVSPDGFALVMCHELGHHLAGAPKTTRMWIPTWASNEGQSDYWASMKCFRSVYGSDNNEAIVSNMTIDAEVVKKCEANWNTDSEIALCKRVSQASKGLATLLNGDRPVDFATPDKSVVSKTNHKHPAGQCRLDTYFHGALCTKDITDETSNTDAKAGVCNRSEDYTDGVRPLCWFKPSNF, translated from the coding sequence ATGATAAAAACTATTAAAACAGTAATGATTTCTTCACTACTAGTTATGAGTTCAAACTCATTTGCTTGTGACGTAGAAGGAAAGACAGGATTTTTACCAGATAACGATATGTATATTGGTGTATCTGAAAAAGCTGATAATGGAATGACTGAAGAGATCTTCAATGCTGTTATCGATAGAGTTGAAAATTACTACTCTTCAGTTGTTGCTTCTAAAGGTGCAAATCTTGTAACACTTAGAAAGTGGGAAGATGGAACTGTTAACGCTTATGCAAATCAAGTTGGTAAGACTTGGCAAGTTCATATGTTTGGTGGTCTAGCTCGTCATAGATCAGTATCTCCAGATGGATTCGCGCTTGTTATGTGTCACGAACTAGGTCACCACCTAGCAGGTGCTCCAAAGACAACAAGAATGTGGATTCCAACTTGGGCATCTAACGAAGGTCAATCTGATTACTGGGCATCAATGAAGTGTTTCAGAAGTGTTTATGGATCAGATAACAATGAAGCAATCGTTTCTAACATGACAATTGACGCTGAAGTAGTTAAGAAATGTGAGGCTAACTGGAATACAGATTCTGAAATCGCTCTTTGTAAGAGAGTTTCTCAAGCATCTAAAGGTCTAGCGACTCTTTTAAATGGTGATAGACCAGTAGATTTCGCAACTCCAGACAAGTCTGTTGTCTCTAAAACAAACCACAAGCACCCAGCTGGTCAGTGTCGTCTTGATACATACTTCCACGGTGCTCTTTGTACAAAAGACATCACTGATGAAACTTCAAACACAGATGCTAAAGCTGGTGTATGTAACAGAAGTGAAGATTACACAGACGGTGTAAGACCACTATGTTGGTTTAAACCATCTAACTTCTAA
- a CDS encoding GTPase, producing MKTRAMVISLIGRPNVGKSSVFNRLMKKQHKAITYDMPGVTRDRHYGITEFTDVSEENPLEAILVDTGGFYPDKIDETGKNVQEENANKFFNIMTEHAHQAIDESDLVLFVVDVREGALPFDNTIADYIRKQKKKMWLVVNKFDSESQRGDEIDFYQLGVNSDEMFTVSAAHNIGVDPLREAIYKEMVDFTKSDKALVSAKLQTGVTPKEDVVARLAIIGAPNAGKSTLLNLLVGSQRALVSDIAGTTVDPIEGFFDLYFGHDAKKLEENKLRYFSGDNQLVQQYEEFRQNNPDLYTSLVSSYNLEEEDEDNMIFDNAEFDYDDEGFLDEDEQEFADEAGDRIYSQVFEGEEVDENQEFAEEEVIAQEEVVAEEVDEGSFWRSIHIVDTAGIRKQKKIDDFVESQSVYRSLRCIAESDICIFMIDAVKGVSHQDKRLIDIAVEKGCSVIMCLNKIDLLGDTVRDPAKKKEWLLNIRDMIPWLNYCDIMPISAKHSRGIKSLKKALIKTILIRQQNIPTGELNRFVLDLIDKHPIILRGSKGKRFRVKYASQIKTSPPTFLFFTNKSQGVPDNYRTYLKNGLRRAFPLDNTPIHLIFRTATDLLNRMAKVKS from the coding sequence CACTATGGGATCACTGAGTTCACAGATGTGAGTGAAGAAAATCCATTAGAAGCGATCTTAGTTGATACTGGTGGTTTCTACCCAGATAAAATTGATGAGACAGGAAAGAACGTTCAAGAAGAGAACGCAAATAAGTTTTTTAATATTATGACTGAGCATGCTCACCAGGCCATTGATGAATCGGATCTGGTTCTGTTCGTTGTTGATGTTAGAGAAGGTGCACTTCCATTTGATAATACAATTGCAGATTATATTAGAAAGCAAAAGAAGAAGATGTGGCTAGTTGTTAATAAATTTGATTCTGAATCTCAAAGAGGTGATGAAATTGATTTCTATCAATTAGGTGTGAATAGTGACGAGATGTTCACTGTATCAGCAGCTCATAATATTGGAGTTGATCCTCTGAGAGAAGCGATCTATAAAGAGATGGTAGACTTTACTAAATCTGATAAGGCCCTTGTTTCAGCGAAGCTTCAAACAGGTGTTACGCCTAAGGAAGATGTTGTTGCAAGACTTGCAATTATCGGTGCACCAAATGCTGGTAAGTCGACTCTTTTAAATCTTTTAGTTGGAAGTCAAAGAGCACTTGTTTCTGATATCGCGGGAACGACTGTTGATCCAATTGAAGGCTTCTTTGATTTATATTTTGGACATGATGCTAAGAAGCTTGAAGAGAATAAGCTTCGCTACTTCAGTGGTGATAACCAACTTGTTCAACAGTATGAAGAGTTTAGACAAAATAACCCAGACCTTTATACTTCTCTTGTAAGCTCTTACAATCTTGAAGAAGAAGATGAAGACAATATGATCTTTGATAATGCTGAGTTTGACTATGATGATGAAGGATTCTTAGACGAAGATGAGCAGGAGTTTGCTGACGAGGCTGGAGATAGAATTTACTCGCAGGTTTTTGAAGGTGAAGAGGTTGATGAGAACCAAGAATTCGCTGAAGAAGAAGTGATTGCTCAAGAAGAAGTTGTGGCAGAAGAAGTTGACGAAGGAAGCTTCTGGAGAAGTATTCACATCGTTGATACTGCAGGGATTAGAAAACAGAAAAAGATTGATGACTTTGTTGAGTCGCAATCGGTTTATCGTTCACTAAGATGTATTGCTGAATCTGATATTTGTATTTTCATGATTGATGCAGTTAAGGGTGTTTCACATCAAGACAAGCGTCTGATTGATATTGCTGTTGAGAAGGGTTGTTCAGTTATTATGTGTCTGAATAAGATTGACCTACTTGGTGATACGGTAAGAGATCCAGCGAAGAAGAAAGAGTGGTTACTTAATATTAGAGATATGATTCCTTGGTTAAATTACTGTGATATTATGCCAATTTCGGCGAAGCACAGTAGAGGGATTAAGAGTCTTAAAAAGGCACTGATTAAGACTATTCTAATTAGACAACAAAACATCCCAACGGGTGAGTTAAATAGATTCGTTCTTGATCTAATTGATAAGCACCCAATTATTTTAAGAGGATCAAAAGGTAAGCGTTTTAGAGTGAAGTATGCCTCACAAATTAAGACGTCGCCTCCGACATTTTTATTCTTTACGAATAAGTCGCAAGGGGTTCCTGATAATTATAGAACTTATTTGAAAAACGGTTTAAGAAGAGCATTTCCTCTAGATAATACGCCGATTCACTTAATTTTTAGAACAGCAACTGACCTTCTTAATAGAATGGCCAAAGTAAAATCATAA